A genomic window from Montipora capricornis isolate CH-2021 chromosome 8, ASM3666992v2, whole genome shotgun sequence includes:
- the LOC138060209 gene encoding uncharacterized protein has product MAQQFLVTDDLLEKFGLTEFKLTTFIAEEEYKTCQRYFSGAMEIDQDIEPANKRQRLEVTGGESVDSGEDEFVSEIVFALDYSSIVSDDDFKRELNFVQHLAQSWNSSTELKVVVYGHDAKTLSLTLGHEQVFCDKSRELRYETWAEGKNRRIDRALSVAAENFPTGAKSGLQPHKVVVMITAGGQQSDAQKKDNHHLLVKAHEVLSERNIKVIIVPVGLHTDFKELGLIVKRPQSLYPLCGFGDMTLDKAQCIAGNIKMTLDIESYAKNQLIALSKIPQRAGLWENISLCSDALEGAWYHLYDDQKKPRRFETVKKYIRESIDTFLSTLVTESKIRISLAVFGPLGAGKSFFVNSLLNWGLGLEERALTGPLPSSSGGSQTPIPIYVRYGRSLQVFLHSCSNEKQLLLQEADINARTLVMVENVLKTTFKDKRNFLDAKYVEIEGQFPVFHHLKETTRSVTQSGHLKLEVDVEFIDLPGCGDERGNKSINLELSKADVVLFFDWGKSGRPVSAEDIAQVFRRHDEFEFTTRPKLVHVSNERQVSVPPSDEKKVIKEKKEDLEKAWSTFLSSSGGDEGASDCYQDVRAKLPQLTGEALLEKLSSESDVLYFHSGSASIVESLKNIIKNHVESVMIKEKVHPFLKHIHLVAKKLKARAGNTIATFKIKHAKVMEVNDAKVMEMNTSFDIIPCENNASDLISEFLQPISLPLDLDFDRMQGSICKKFFGFKDTKRFLRKLLAESLGSFTEQLIYDFRKARRSMLESDASDLSEVVEIMCDSRAQQFCAYSASVYLRKIVEKEVNRNRRNKEAMKAKWSNSGSEEKKEMCATFLNHSMERVIHSLEKRTRQLMPGSHFEMIAQLKRDVQELLRVKNANKTDALPILMKRLPFVIEFCNEAIRDINPHPSLDVQTDVSIPEKMVDAHEDSTIPSQSSHEKIINEMTEILLKPGIKRNDFVYKLETKLNLKHGDLQLRQTQGVDQLEWAKALIIVLSDKDHFNVELNPPLELSHGDEELLNFARKRLFAYQKSRLTCKMAINDGDPSIPDDEIHVMKISEEKSCLRVLVSSKMSNMLYSIRDDRKDPAQELAPIFIPSIRPGPSNDIRGNYFLEDDPWRIAKDESEEQQNALNLSIFLVVEKHQVQQFRDTIKDLGTPSNVKLVFIVLPQKGRGIGVTRAIIKSLAECFKFSLYWTIDDDIQFMYQFDENDRRWHKCALTRGLLFGQRVFQTCLEKTVKELSDDERAELFEDVTSNWPPWAKKTKRRVQNLIIDRSKFAEVQRNPARLHFPSALLAEDCPGDKQKEEELRECERQFVEICRKRLYEESLNHIAGISLAHESTRRYDYMSKYPKADYMKSEQRYQIVLNNAWALKGRNFVTDEMIFLEEENQVRDRAKRNTPYWGVRGSDKSFCRALKVSGVIGYQVIRIVHSHKKLINVFDKVAPSYIGSQSPHRSEEEKEEDKPQAGPSNIQF; this is encoded by the exons AAGACGAGTTTGTTTCTGAAATTGTCTTTGCTTTGGACTACTCTTCAATTGTGTCTGATGATGACTTCAAGAGGGAGTTAAACTTTGTGCAGCACTTGGCACAATCATGGAATTCTTCTACAGAACTAAAGGTTGTTGTGTATGGTCATGATGCAAAAACGTTGTCATTGACTCTTGGACATGAGCAGGTATTTTGTGACAAATCAAGGGAGCTGAGATATGAAACATGGGCTGAGGGTAAAAACAGGAGAATAGATCGTGCATTGAGTGTAGCAGCGGAAAACTTCCCAACAGGTGCTAAATCTGGTTTACAGCCTCACAAAGTTGTTGTTATGATAACAGCTGGAGGTCAGCAATCTGATGCACAGAAAAAAGATAACCATCACCTGCTTGTGAAGGCACATGAGGTGCTCTCCGAAAGAAACATAAAAGTCATTATTGTGCCGGTTGGCCTGCACACTGACTTCAAAGAGCTTGGTCTGATTGTAAAGCGACCACAGTCATTGTACCCACTCTGTGGATTTGGTGACATGACACTTGATAAAGCTCAGTGTATTGCAGGCAACATTAAAATGACTTTAG ACATAGAGAGTTATGCCAAGAATCAGCTAATTGCATTATCAAAGATTCCCCAGCGCGCTGGATTGTGGGAGAACATAAGTCTGTGTTCTGATGCATTGGAAGGTGCATGGTATCATTTGTACGATGATCAGAAAAAACCAAGAAGGTTTGAGACAGTCAAGAAATATATAAGAGAAAGTATTGATACTTTTCTTAGTACACTTGTTACTGAAAGTAAGATACGTATTTCACTTGCGGTGTTTGGGCCACTTGGGGCAGGTAAAAGTTTTTTTGTCAACTCACTACTTAACTGGGGTTTGGGTCTTGAAGAGAGGGCGTTAACTGGACCCCTTCCATCCTCCAGTGGGGGCAGCCAGACACCCATTCCAATCTATGTAAGATATGGTAGGAGTCTTCAAGTGTTCTTGCACAGTTGtagcaatgaaaaacaattattgttacaAGAAGCAGATATAAATGCACGCACCTTAGTAATGGTAGAAAACGTGCTCAAAACAACCTTTAAAGACAAAAGGAACTTTTTGGATGCAAAATATGTCGAAATTGAAGGACAGTTTCCGGTTTTCCATCATTTGAAGGAGACGACAAGGTCCGTGACACAATCCGGCCACCTGAAATTGGAAGTAGATGTGGAGTTTATTGACCTTCCCGGTTGTGGTGACGAACGTGGAAATAAGTCAATTAATTTAGAGTTAAGCAAGGCTGATGTAGTCCTGTTTTTTGACTGGGGAAAGTCGGGGAGACCAGTGTCAGCTGAAGATATTGCTCAGGTTTTTCGCAGACATGATGAATTTGAGTTTACTACCCGTCCAAAACTAGTGCATGTTTCAAATGAGCGACAAGTATCAGTTCCACCCAGTGATGAAAAGAAGGTCATAAAGGAGAAGAAGGAAGACCTCGAGAAAGCATGGTCAACTTTTCTTAGTAGTAGTGGAGGGGATGAAGGTGCTTCAGATTGCTACCAAGACGTGCGAGCTAAGCTTCCTCAACTTACTGGTGAGGCCCTTCTAGAAAAATTATCTAGTGAAAGTGACGTACTTTACTTCCATTCAGGGAGTGCTTCCATCGTGGAATCCCTCAAAAACATCATCAAGAATCATGTCGAAAGTGTAATGATTAAAGAAAAGGTCCATCCATTTTTGAAACACATCCACTTAGTTGCCAAAAAGCTAAAAGCACGCGCTGGTAACACTATCGCCACATTCAAAATAAAACATGCGAAAGTGATGGAGGTTAACGATGCGAAAGTGATGGAGATGAATACCAGTTTTGATATTATTCCCTGTGAGAATAACGCAAGCGATCTGATTTCAGAATTTTTGCAGCCAATCAGTCTTCCCTTGGATTTAGATTTCGATAGAATGCAGGGCTCTATATGCAAAAAGTTCTTTGGTTTTAAGGACACAAAGAGGTTTCTTCGAAAGTTGCTGGCGGAATCACTTGGGAGCTTCACCGAACAGTTGATTTATGACTTCAGAAAAGCTAGACGGTCGATGTTGGAAAGTGACGCTTCAGATCTCTCGGAGGTGGTTGAAATCATGTGTGACAGCAGAGCCCAGCAATTCTGTGCCTATAGTGCGTCAGTTTACCTGcgtaaaattgtggaaaaagAGGTGAACCGAAACAGGAGGAATAAAGAAGCAATGAAGGCGAAGTGGTCAAATTCTGGTTCggaagaaaagaaggaaatgTGTGCTACTTTTCTAAATCATTCTATGGAGCGCGTCATACATTCCTTAGAGAAACGGACTCGTCAGCTGATGCCCGGATCGCACTTTGAAATGATTGCCCAACTCAAGAGAGATGTTCAGGAGCTCCTTAGAGTGAAAAATGCGAACAAAACAGACGCTTTGCCCATATTGATGAAAAGGCTACCATTTGTAATCGAGTTCTGCAACGAAGCAATTCGTGACATAAACCCTCATCCTTCTTTGGATGTCCAGACAGACGTTTCTATTCCTGAGAAAATGGTTGATGCTCATGAAGACAGCACAATACCATCCCAGTCCAGTCATGAGAAAATTATCAATGAGATGACAGAAATCTTGCTTAAACCCGGTATCAAGCGAAACGATTTTGTTTACAAACTGGAGACGAAGCTAAATCTCAAACATGGCGATCTGCAACTCCGTCAGACACAGGGAGTTGATCAACTTGAGTGGGCAAAGGCGCTGATCATTGTTTTAAGTGATAAAGATCATTTCAACGTGGAGCTTAATCCTCCCTTAGAATTAAGCCACGGTGATGAAGAGCTTCTGAATTTTGCTCGTAAACGTTTATTTGCCTATCAGAAGTCTAGACTTACATGTAAAATGGCGATCAATGATGGGGATCCATCCATACCCGACGATGAAATTCATGTGATGAAGATTTCTGAAGAAAAGAGTTGTTTAAGAGTGTTGGTCTCTTCCAAGATGTCTAACATGCTTTATTCAATTCGTGACGACCGTAAAGATCCCGCGCAGGAACTAGCACCCATATTTATCCCTTCAATCCGCCCGGGGCCATCAAACGATATTCGAGGAAATTACTTCCTTGAGGATGACCCTTGGAGAATTGCAAAAGATGAAAGTGAAGAGCAACAGAACGCTTTAAATTTAAGCATTTTTCTTGTTGTAGAGAAACATCAGGTACAACAGTTCCGAGACACTATTAAGGATCTTGGGACCCCAAGCAATGTCAAATTGGTGTTCATTGTCCTGCCGCAGAAAGGACGTGGAATTGGCGTAACCAGAGCAATTATCAAAAGCCTAGCAGAGtgtttcaagttttccttgtaCTGGACCATTGATGATGACATTCAATTCATGTACCAGTTTGACGAAAATGATCGCAGGTGGCATAAGTGTGCACTTACCCGGGGCCTTCTGTTCGGCCAACGTGTGTTTCAGACGTGTTTGGAGAAGACTGTGAAAGAACTATCGGATGATGAGAGGGCTGAACTTTTTGAAGACGTTACAAGCAATTGGCCACCTTGGGCCAAAAAGACCAAGAGACGTGTGCAAAATCTGATTATTGATCGCTCCAAATTTGCAGAGGTCCAAAGAAACCCAGCTCGTCTACATTTCCCATCAGCACTTCTCGCAGAAGACTGTCCCGGCGACAAGCAAAAGGAAGAGGAATTGAGGGAGTGCGAACGACAGTTCGTTGAGATTTGCAGGAAACGTCTATATGAGGAGAGTCTTAATCACATAGCTGGGATTTCCCTTGCCCATGAATCAACAAGAAGGTATGACTACATGAGCAAGTACCCAAAGGCTGATTATATGAAGAGTGAACAGCGATACCAGATAGTTCTAAACAACGCTTGGGCTCTCAAAGGTAGGAACTTCGTCACTGACGAGATGATATTCCTCGAGGAAGAAAATCAAGTTCGTGACAGAGCGAAACGAAATACGCCATATTGGGGTGTGAGAGGTAGTGACAAGTCTTTCTGTCGCGCGTTAAAGGTGAGTGGAGTGATAGGCTACCAAGTGATTCGAATCGTCCATAGTCACAAGAAGCTTATCAACGTGTTTGACAAGGTAGCACCGTCTTACATCGGCTCCCAGTCCCCTCACAGGTCTGAGGAAGAGAAGGAGGAAGACAAGCCTCAAGCAGGGCCCTCTAATATCCAATTCTGA
- the LOC138013867 gene encoding uncharacterized protein, with protein sequence MMENNKGPSAVPWGTPLLTLRKLVTSPSTTTLCRRSHRKLIIQFLMYGLMSYDASLLKRMRWETESKALLKSNEKALTKAASRSSRSSQKCWHLIRAIVVLCPFLYANWSGPIADLRIGDTSCLQTRRSKILIMMLVNEIGTKRSEWAGYRGCFCMDSFYRKGRFTECMACPKGVKGILCNGTILVRQGFWWRFRDDNESWQYQRFVDALMVPDEKFNHADVNFTGIFPKAYPCPRASSCLGLLNSVRKPCETGYTGPLCEVCIEGYYKSMSRCTQCPTIPWLVVQMVFVVCCICVVVFILIRYDKRTKVRGRTLSDIFLARLKIVVGFYQDLTMKNCSYYLKADYSLKCFDKTHNTYITAIYVGSAYPILFPLFIVTVLYFLYYQPHIKNRARNTQPKRYEIVEGMRFLYENYSERSWYWEIVETIRKLALTSGLSLIGAEGKTYIGMAAMASGFYAVAYAQVQPIPDKFEHLLQLASLIATFFNLSVGALLRIPSEMVDYSIEKDKDSVGVTVLLVTANVMVIGLVVVRYFESLGKSLYHVYKNPQCSWACCLGVILSTRKSGPSFEGVAEDLANQVVGRNKILTMEETVDDDATLYSGATNQCDEDLKEREGVIGGSGDIQILSLTTSEYDANQSDWILPISLTAETPSNLRTCKEAWGKQQQCCSSDGAQPD encoded by the exons ATGATGGAGAACAATAAGGGTCCAAGCGCAGTTCCCTGGGGAACCCCTCTGTTGACGTTGAGAAAACTGGTAACCAGTCCATCAACCACTACTCTCTGTCGGCGATCACACAGGAAGCTTATTATCCAGTTCTTAATGTATGGATTGATGTCATACGACGCCAGCTTGCTGAAAAGGATGCGATGGGAGACTGAATCGAAAGCCTTACTGAAGTCAAATGAGAAGGCTCTTACAAAAGCCGCGTCTCGGTCAAGTCGCTCAAGCCAAAAATGTTGGCACTTAATAAGGGCCATAGTTGTGTTGTGTCCTTTCTTATATGCGAATTGGTCAGGTCCAATCGCTGACTTGAGGATAGGAGATACCTCTTGCTTGCAGACGAGACGCTCAAAAATTCTCATTATGATGTTGGTTAATGAGATCG GAACCAAGAGAAGCGAATGGGCAGGTTACCGTGGCTGTTTCTGCATGGACTCGTTTTACCGGAAAGGCAGGTTTACCGAGTGCATGGCGTGCCCCAAAGGAGTCAAGGGAATCCTCTGCAATGGGACCATCTTGGTAAGACAAGGCTTTTGGTGGCGATTCAGGGATGACAACGAAAGTTGGCAGTATCAGCGGTTTGTGGACGCTTTGATGGTCCCAGATGAGAAGTTTAACCACGCGGATGTAAATTTCACAGGGATTTTCCCCAAGGCGTACCCGTGCCCCAGGGCTTCGTCTTGTTTGGGACTGCTAAACTCTGTTCGAAAACCCTGCGAGACAGGTTACACGGGGCCGCTATGTGAG GTGTGCATTGAAGGATATTACAAGTCCATGTCTCGTTGCACCCAGTGTCCTACCATACCTTGGCTGGTAGTACAGATGGTTTTCGTTGTTTGCTGTATTTGCGTTGTTGTCTTCATTCTTATTCGATACGATAAAAGGACTAAGGTCAGGGGACGAACACTTTCTGATATATTCCTGGCGCGCTTGAAAATTGTTGTTGGGTTCTATCAG GACCTGACGATGAAGAACTGCAGTTACTATCTGAAGGCGGATTACAGTTTGAAGTGCTTCGACAAGACTCACAACACCTACATTACAGCCATTTATGTGGGATCTGCCTACCCTATATTGTTTCCACTTTTCATTGTTACAGTGTTATACTTTCTATACTATCAGCCGCACATAAAAAACCGCGCCCGAAATACGCAACCAAAACGGTACGAGATCGTTGAAGGCATGCGCTTCCTCTATGAAAACTACAGCGAGCGCTCCTGGTACTGGGAAATTGTGGAAACAATCCGGAAGCTCGCTCTCACTTCCGGTTTGTCCCTAATTGGCGCCGAAGGTAAAACCTACATCGGAATGGCTGCAATGGCGTCTGGGTTCTACGCTGTGGCGTATGCACAAGTTCAGCCAATCCCTGACAAGTTTGAACACCTGTTGCAGCTGGCATCCTTAATAGCTACGTTCTTTAATCTGAGTGTTGGTGCCTTGTTGAGAATTCCTTCAGAGATGGTCGACTACTCCATCGAAAAGGACAAAGATTCTGTTGGCGTCACTGTCCTACTGGTGACAGCCAATGTCATGGTGATCGGGCTTGTCGTCG TCCGCTATTTTGAGTCTCTGGGTAAGAGTCTATACCACGTATACAAAAACCCACAGTGCAGCTGGGCGTGCTGTCTTGGTGTTATCTTGTCAACTAGGAAAAGCGGACCGAGTTTTGAAGGTGTGGCTGAAGACCTTGCAAACCAAGTTGTCGGGAGAAACAAG ATCCTTACAATGGAAGAAACTGTGGATGACGACGCGACTTTGTATTCAGGGGCAACCAATCAATGCGATGAAGACTTGAAAGAAAGAGAGGGCGTCATTGGTGGATCTGGGGACATACAGATCCTGTCCTTGACAACCTCAGAGTATGATGCAAACCAAAGCGATTGGATATTGCCCATCTCTCTGACAGCTGAAACACCAAGCAACTTAAGAACGTGCAAAGAAGCCTGGGGAAAACAGCAACAATGTTGTTCCAGCGATGGTGCCCAACCCGATTGA
- the LOC138013868 gene encoding uncharacterized protein, whose protein sequence is MWKVNELRRNQAVFTDILRKRNYFIQKMKHRKQRALNRSKRSCWYKKGRTDLWWKNLINGVADEESWNKNFRMSRGSFMYLVDELRPHISPDQRSPNNRALTAEKKLGLTLYFLKDTGSIRMTANTFGVAVCTASMTVTEVCKAISSNLGPKYIYLPKDIESMRKKVSEFEANFGMTQAFGCVDGTHIPIKRPSENSQDYFCYKQYFSLNIQAVCDYRGFFMDVECKWPGSVHDAKVFANSSINAKLRDNKLPTTYQSPVSSGVKVPSYLIGDPAYPLLPFCMKEYDTCARDEQVIFNNLLRSARNPLNVLLGVLKQDGPYLPGV, encoded by the coding sequence ATGTGGAAAGTTAATGAGCTGAGGAGAAATCAAGCTGTTTTTACTGATATTTTGCGAAAACGAAACTATTTTATACAGAAGATGAAACATCGAAAACAGCGAGCATTGAACCGAAGTAAGCGATCTTGCTGGTACAAGAAAGGACGAACCGATTTATGGTGGAAAAACCTAATTAATGGTGTAGCAGATGAGGAGTCCTGGAATAAAAATTTTAGGATGTCAAGGGGATCATTCATGTATCTCGTAGACGAGTTGAGGCCGCACATATCACCCGACCAAAGATCACCAAATAATAGAGCCTTAACCGCAGAAAAAAAGTTAGGACTGACATTGTACTTCTTAAAAGACACAGGTTCAATACGTATGACTGCCAACACCTTTGGAGTGGCAGTTTGTACTGCTTCTATGACAGTAACTGAAGTTTGCAAAGCAATTTCTAGTAATCTTGGACCAAAGTACATCTACCTCCCCAAAGATATTGAAAGCATGAGGAAAAAAGTATCAGAATTTGAAGCAAATTTTGGAATGACACAAGCTTTTGGTTGTGTTGATGGAACACATATTCCTATCAAGCGCCCTTCAGAAAACTCACaagattatttttgttataaacAATACTTCTCCCTAAATATTCAGGCTGTCTGTGACTACAGGGGATTCTTCATGGATGTAGAATGCAAGTGGCCTGGTAGTGTACACGATGCTAAGGTTTTTGCAAATTCTTCTATCAATGCAAAGTTAAGAGATAACAAGTTGCCAACTACTTACCAGTCACCAGTCTCAAGTGGTGTCAAAGTACCTAGCTATCTCATTGGTGACCCAGCATATCCACTGCTTCCATTCTGCATGAAAGAATATGATACATGTGCCAGAGATGAGCAAGTTATATTCAATAACCTGCTTCGTTCAGCTAGAAATCCATTGAATGTGCTTTTGGGCGTCTTAAAGCAAGATGGGCCATACTTACCAGGAGTATGA
- the LOC138059181 gene encoding uncharacterized protein, with protein MARRAGPLAEISPGDAEISASGLEKFSYKTRHPGNRAENYHSAHVKFADQKERGSHFNMAAVESSPDCESNAPKTRKRKQFRWDEKMIENLIDSLQSYKATMLYKGLDFNGDKSHQYKEIRISMAKIYLDKDVTLFGPVTSPSLPEDFKDLSKEEQKKSKKLVKESTDLINRGNKRVMEKVKEIRQNFSKAVVSGRRSGSGKIVFEYYDKLVTLWGGSASSEPLAFGVGSDDFEEDDTQDIDCEQEVQNVEEDKGENDGLDEGVHVEEKDEENEEEEPVSKKAKSSVPRLIDSKRKHLEKSLSAAQRDQLLLKEAKDDAQFRKDLAQAMRESTESFTSSIKDISKAMTDLGQGLCRSLEMLSRSFQPPTPVNQNMFYQAPYAGPNHVQNMQPGYFHQMLDPTQNPHAQEWE; from the coding sequence ATGGCTAGGCGGGCTGGCccgcttgccgagatctcgCCTGGCgatgccgagatctcggcaagcgggctggaaaaattctcatataaaACACGCCATCCCGGTAACCGGGCTGAAAATTATCATTCTGCGCATGTCAAGTTCGCTGATCAAAAAGAACGCGGCTCACacttcaacatggcggcggtaGAAAGTAGTCCAGATTGTGAATCTAATGctccaaaaacaaggaaaagaaagcaaTTTCGATGGGATGAAAAGATGATAGAGAACTTAATAGACTCTCTACAGAGTTATAAAGCAACTATGTTGTACAAAGGTTTGGATTTCAACGGCGATAAGAGCCATCAATATAAAGAAATCAGAATATCTATGGCAAAGATTTATCTCGATAAAGATGTTACTCTTTTCGGTCCTGTGACTTCCCCTTCTTTGCCTGAAGATTTCAAAGATTTatcaaaagaagaacaaaagaaatccaaaaagcTTGTAAAGGAATCAACAGATCTCATAAACAGAGGAAACAAGAGAGTTATGGAAAAAGTAAAGGAGATAAGGCAGAATTTCAGTAAAGCTGTTGTTTCAGGTAGAAGGAGTGGAAGTGGAAAGATAGTCTTTGAATATTACGACAAACTTGTGACCTTATGGGGAGGATCAGCTTCATCTGAACCTCTTGCATTCGGAGTAGGTTCAGATGATTTTGAAGAAGATGATACACAAGATATTGATTGTGAACAAGAAGTACAAAATGTAGAAGAGGATAAAGGTGAGAATGATGGGTTAGACGAAGGTGTACATGTAGAGGAGAAagatgaagaaaatgaagaggAAGAACCAGTCAGTAAGAAAGCTAAAAGCTCTGTACCACGTTTGATTGACAGCAAAAGGAaacatcttgaaaaaagtctttCTGCTGCTCAAAGAGATCAACTGTTATTAAAGGAAGCAAAGGATGATGCACAGTTCAGAAAGGATTTAGCACAGGCTATGCGAGAATCAACAGAGAGCTTTACAAGCAGCATCAAGGATATCAGCAAGGCTATGACAGATCTTGGTCAAGGGTTATGTAGATCATTAGAGATGTTGTCACGATCATTTCAACCTCCAACTCCTGTTAATCAGAATATGTTTTATCAAGCACCATATGCTGGTCCAAATCACGTCCAAAATATGCAACCTGGCTACTTTCACCAAATGTTGGATCCCACTCAAAATCCCCACGCTCAAGAATGGGAATAA